The Xanthomonas sp. CFBP 8443 genome has a window encoding:
- the aroA gene encoding 3-phosphoshikimate 1-carboxyvinyltransferase: MMSNEQYWIATKGSALQGTLNVPGDKSVSHRAVMFAALADGVSRIDGFLEGEDTRSTAAIFARLGVRIETPSPSQRIVHGVGVDGLQAPQGELDCGNAGTGMRLLAGLLAAQPFDSVLVGDASLSKRPMRRVTEPLALMGARIETDANGVPPLRIHGGQPLHGINFVSPVASAQVKSAVLLAGLYADGITSVQEPHPTRDYTERMLSAFGVEIDFAPGQARLRGGQRLRATDIAVPADFSSAAFFIVAASIIPGSEITLKAVGLNPRRTGLLAALRLMGADIVEHNHSEHGGEPVADLRVRYAPLRGAQIPEAVVPDMIDEFPALFVAAAAAQGRTVVTGAAELRVKESDRLAAMATGLRSLGIIVDETPDGATIHGGALGGGVIESHGDHRIAMAFAIAGQLADGQVRVNDVANVATSFPGFDTLARDAGFGLVAAG, encoded by the coding sequence GTGATGAGCAACGAGCAGTACTGGATCGCGACGAAGGGCTCTGCTTTGCAGGGGACGTTGAATGTGCCGGGCGACAAGTCGGTGTCGCATCGGGCGGTGATGTTCGCGGCGCTGGCCGATGGGGTGTCGCGGATCGATGGGTTCCTGGAGGGCGAGGACACGCGTTCGACCGCGGCGATCTTCGCCAGGCTCGGGGTCAGGATCGAAACGCCGTCGCCGTCGCAGCGGATCGTGCATGGCGTCGGGGTCGATGGCTTGCAGGCGCCGCAGGGCGAGCTGGATTGCGGCAATGCCGGGACCGGCATGCGGCTGCTGGCCGGGTTGCTGGCGGCGCAGCCGTTCGACAGCGTGCTGGTCGGCGACGCGTCGCTGTCCAAGCGGCCGATGCGCCGGGTGACCGAGCCGCTGGCGCTGATGGGCGCGCGGATCGAGACCGACGCCAACGGCGTGCCGCCGCTGCGCATCCACGGCGGGCAACCGCTGCACGGGATCAATTTCGTCTCGCCGGTGGCCAGCGCCCAGGTCAAGTCGGCGGTGCTGTTGGCCGGGCTGTACGCCGATGGCATCACCTCGGTGCAGGAGCCGCATCCGACCCGCGACTACACCGAGCGCATGCTGTCCGCGTTCGGCGTGGAGATCGACTTCGCGCCGGGCCAGGCGCGGCTGCGCGGCGGCCAGCGCCTGCGTGCCACCGATATCGCGGTACCGGCCGATTTTTCTTCGGCGGCGTTCTTCATCGTCGCGGCCAGCATCATTCCCGGCTCGGAGATCACCCTCAAGGCGGTCGGCCTCAACCCGCGCCGGACTGGCCTGCTCGCCGCGCTGCGGCTGATGGGCGCGGACATCGTCGAGCACAACCACAGCGAACACGGCGGCGAGCCGGTGGCCGATCTGCGGGTGCGCTATGCGCCGCTGCGCGGGGCGCAGATTCCCGAGGCAGTGGTGCCGGACATGATCGACGAGTTCCCGGCGCTGTTCGTCGCCGCCGCCGCGGCGCAGGGCCGCACCGTGGTCACCGGCGCCGCCGAACTGCGGGTCAAGGAATCCGATCGCCTGGCGGCGATGGCCACGGGTCTGCGCAGCCTGGGCATTATCGTCGACGAGACGCCCGACGGCGCCACGATCCATGGCGGTGCGCTGGGCGGCGGGGTGATCGAAAGCCACGGCGACCATCGCATCGCGATGGCATTCGCGATCGCCGGCCAGCTGGCCGATGGGCAGGTGCGGGTCAACGACGTGGCCAACGTCGCGACCTCGTTCCCGGGCTTCGACACGCTGGCGCGCGACGCGGGATTCGGGTTGGTCGCTGCCGGTTGA